One Capsicum annuum cultivar UCD-10X-F1 chromosome 2, UCD10Xv1.1, whole genome shotgun sequence genomic window carries:
- the LOC107860615 gene encoding xyloglucan O-acetyltransferase 3: MFKFLSLGGPAFLLLSSLSLTLIFCSYMFHFSISPSIKFISKQDSAPPTNSLHITTSNQSQPAAYDRSDCDLFNGTWVQEQMGSNSLYYTNFSCPTIPYSKNCLLNGRPDEEFMHWRWKPEQCTLPRFNAKTILTFVKGKTMAFIGDSLARNQMESLLCLLSSEETPADIYKDVEDKFRTWLFPRYNFTLMVLRTEFLVFATERVINGTSTGKFDLHLDRLNGSWTKHLPNIDYAIFSDVHWFLRSNYLYENGNLIGCIYCGDVGVQDLGPGYAIRRAFQAAFNHINECVECSGIFVLLRTLSARQFEQGAWNTGGICNRTRPFARDELKIGNQDWEIRSIQIEEFERARKDGHKNGNMFELMDVTRAMSMRPDGHPGAYWGNKWMKGYNDCTHWCLPGPIDTWNEFLLEILRRKLSDFN, encoded by the exons ATGTTTAAGTTTCTAAGTTTGGGAGGCCCTGCTTTTTTATTGCTCTCTTCACTCTCTTTAACTTTGATTTTCTGCTCCTACATGTTCCATTTTTCCATCAGTCCTAGCATCAAGTTCATAAGCAAACAAGATTCAGCTCCTCCTACCAATTCCTTACACATTACTACTAGTAATCAGTCTCAACCTGCAG CTTATGACAGGTCCGATTGTGACTTGTTCAATGGTACTTGGGTACAAGAGCAGATGGGTAGTAATTCCCTGTATTATACAAACTTCAGCTGTCCAACAATCCCTTATTCGAAAAACTGTCTGTTGAATGGAAGGCCAGATGAAGAATTCATGCACTGGAGATGGAAACCTGAACAATGTACACTCCCTCGCTTCAACGCAAAAACAATTTTGACCTTTGTTAAAGGGAAGACGATGGCCTTCATAGGCGACTCCCTGGCACGGAACCAGATGGAGTCCCTCCTGTGTCTTTTATCTTCG GAAGAAACTCCAGCGGACATATACAAGGATGTTGAAGACAAATTTAGAACATGGCTGTTTCCTCGTTACAACTTCACTCTCATGGTCCTTCGCACAGAATTTCTTGTCTTTGCTACTGAGAGAGTTATCAATGGAACATCTACGGGCAAATTTGACTTGCATTTGGACAGATTAAATGGCAGTTGGACCAAGCATTTACCCAACATAGATTATGCTATTTTCTCAGATGTACATTGGTTCCTTCGGTCTAATTACCTTTATGAAAATGGCAATCTCATTGGATGTATTTATTGTGGAGACGTAGGGGTTCAAGATCTTGGCCCTGGCTATGCCATCCGAAGAGCATTTCAAGCTGCTTTCAACCACATTAACGAATGTGTGGAATGCTCAG gtatttttgtacttttgagGACATTATCGGCAAGGCAATTCGAGCAAGGAGCATGGAATACAGGAGGAATATGCAACAGAACAAGACCATTTGCCAGAGATGAACTTAAAATTGGTAATCAAGATTGGGAAATTAGGAGCATTCAAATTGAAGAATTTGAAAGAGCAAGAAAAGATGGACATAAAAATGGGAACATGTTTGAACTAATGGATGTGACAAGAGCCATGTCAATGAGACCTGACGGACATCCAGGAGCCTATTGGGGTAATAAATGGATGAAGGGCTATAATGATTGTACCCATTGGTGCTTGCCAGGGCCTATTGATACATGGAATGAATTTTTATTGGAAATTCTTAGAAGAAAACTCTCGGATTTCAATTGA